In Primulina eburnea isolate SZY01 chromosome 5, ASM2296580v1, whole genome shotgun sequence, a single window of DNA contains:
- the LOC140831368 gene encoding uncharacterized protein, whose amino-acid sequence MDWGGGGGEEEEVSGDNVDYSVGSKAPTTAEELRELKKKMRVLEGQLESRGTTQVTSRGCPFADIIVREPLPGNFKSAKVKDYDGNEDPEEHLARFENMAMLHCYTDRIKCKVFLTTLVDSAQRWFEGLPPQSVHSFRDFQKVFLHHFSSSKKYKKTAFSLFEVKQSPEESLRGYIKRFNRVALDVPSCAAETKTTAFTQGLREGEFFKSLTKKVPGDFEDLLSRAEKYINMEEAQKQKREAVRKERGDQGNFVAPSLPRPINNAQIPRLPPWTPRQPGSSFRGGGIRNSSRIEPGRRRGPEPEQRKKSPPVIGTIKMISGGSTDGDSNWARKSKSRRECLEVERAGRSEAAISFGPEDLRGVNLPHNDALVIQARVANYDILRIFIDSGSSVNVIFKDAFMQMDLQGYHLETVETALFGFVGHVVYPEGEIILPLTLGSHDLKKTVMNSFTVLDSPSSYNIILGRPAMKKLRAVPSTYHQKIKFPVGSRVGEVRGDQPSSRKCYVEAARADQGRSKREGKRAKVDEAGGRKVEKGEIHFQELTGISPFISEHHLNILPGSHPVKQKKRYFGPEKDKVISEQVKELLKAGHIREIQFPTWLSNVVLVPKSTGKWRMCVDFRDLNKACLKHHYPLPRIDQLVDSTSGYELLSFMDAYQGYHQIPLAKNDQDKASFVTSGGTFCYIVMPFGLKNAGATYQRLMDKVFEKQLGRNVEVYVDDILGKTREVTSFINDLEETFATLMQHGIKLNPAKCIFGVKIGKFL is encoded by the exons ATggattggggggggggggggggggaggagGAGGAAGTGAGTGGAGATAACGTGGATTATAGTGTCGGATCAAAAGCTCCGACTACAGCAGAGGAGTTGAGAGAATTGAAGAAAAAGATGAGGGTCCTGGAGGGACAGCTAGAGAGTCGTGGCACTACCCAGGTCACTTCCAGAGGGTGCCCGTTTGCTGATATTATTGTTCGGGAACCTCTTCCCGGGAATTTCAAGTCTGCCAAAGTAAAAGATTACGATGGCAATGAAGACCCGGAGGAGCACCTAGCCAGATTCGAGAACATGGCCATGTTGCACTGTTACACTGATCGAATCAAGTGTAAGGTGTTCTTGACAACTCTGGTGGACTCCGCCCAGAGATGGTTTGAGGGTTTACCCCCTCAAAGCGTGCATTCTTTCAGAGATTTCCAGAAGGTATTCCTACACCACTTCAGTAGCAGTAAGAAGTACAAAAAAACCGCCTTTAGTCTTTTTGAGGTGAAACAAAGCCCGGAAGAAAGTTTGAGGGGTTATATCAAAAGGTTCAACAGGGTAGCTCTAGACGTTCCATCTTGTGCCGCTGAGACTAAGACTACGGCTTTCACCCAGGGTTTGAGGGAGGGTGAATTCTTCAAGTCGCTGACAAAGAAAGTACCTGGGGATTTTGAGGACCTGCTATCCCGGGCAGAGAAGTACATAAATATGGAGGAAGCTCAGAAACAGAAGAGGGAAGCCGTGAGGAAAGAAAGAGGAGACCAG GGAAACTTTGTCGCGCCTTCCCTTCCAAGACCCATCAACAATGCCCAGATACCGAGATTGCCACCGTGGACGCCCCGGCAACCAGGGTCTAGCTTTCGGGGAGGAGGTATCAGAAATAGTTCTAGGATCGAACCCGGAAGGAGAAGGGGGCCCGAGCCTGAGCAGAGAAAGAAGTCGCCCCCGGTTATAGGGACGATTAAAATGATATCTGGAGGCTCTACTGATGGAGACTCTAACTGGGCAAGGAAGTCAAAGAGTAGGAGAGAATGTTTAGAAGTGGAAAGGGCCGGAAGGAGTGAGGCGGCCATTAGTTTCGGCCCGGAGGATTTGAGAGGGGTGAATCTACCCCATAATGACGCCCTGGTGATCCAAGCTCGAGTGGCGAATTACGATATCCTGCGAATCTTCATAGACTCGGGCAGTTCTGTAAATGTAATTTTCAAAGATGCTTTCATGCAGATGGATTTGCAGGGCTATCACCTGGAAACAGTGGAAACCGCTCTTTTTGGCTTCGTCGGTCACGTGGTTTATCCGGAGGGGGAAATTATTTTACCTCTGACCTTGGGCTCTCACGATCTCAAGAAAACAGTGATGAATTCTTTCACTGTGCTGGACTCCCCATCATCTTATAACATCATCCTTGGGAGGCCAGCCATGAAAAAGTTGAGGGCTGTGCCATCTACCTACCACCAGAAAATAAAGTTTCCTGTGGGATCCAGGGTAGGAGAAGTCCGAGGAGATCAACCGTCTTCTCGGAAGTGTTATGTAGAGGCGGCCCGGGCGGATCAGGGCAGATCTAAGAGGGAGGGGAAGAGGGCTAAGGTGGATGAAGCAGGAGGAAGGAAAGTGGAGAAGGGGGAGATACATTTT CAGGAGCTTACAGGGATTTCTCCCTTTATATCGGAGCACCATTTGAACATCTTACCGGGATCTCACCCGGTAAAGCAAAAAAAGAGGTACTTTGGTCCTGAAAAGGACAAAGTCATTAGCGAGCAAGTAAAGGAACTCTTGAAGGCGGGGCATATCAGGGAAATTCAATTCCCTACATGGCTCTCCAATGTGGTCTTAGTGCCCAAATCTACTGGGAAGTGGCGTATGTGCGTAGACTTCCGCGATTTAAACAAGGCATGCCTCAAACATCACTACCCGCTGCCTAGGATCGATCAGCTGGTGGATTCCACCTCGGGATATGAATTGCTGAGTTTCATGGATGCGTACCAAGGGTATCATCAAATTCCCTTGGCCAAAAATGATCAGGACAAAGCCAGCTTCGTCACctcgggaggtacattttgttataTTGTAATGCCTTTCGGGTTGAAGAATGCAGGGGCTACTTATCAGCGTCTTATGGACAAAGTATTCGAAAAACAGCTGGGGCGGAACGTGGAggtctatgtggatgatattctgGGCAAGACCCGGGAGGTTACTAGTTTCATTAATGATCTAGAGGAAACTTTTGCCACTCTCATGCAACATGGGATCAAGCTCAACCCTGCCAAATGTATTTTTGGCGTAAAGATTGGCAAATTCTTATGA